A single Flavobacterium sp. 1 DNA region contains:
- a CDS encoding NAD(P)/FAD-dependent oxidoreductase: MLQEFVDVLIIGAGPSGCVSASYLHKKGIKIKVVEKTKFPRIVVGESLIPRVMDHFAEAELFESLDAMNFEKKLGARFIRGEEICVFDFSNKFSEGWDWTWQVPRADFDNTMAQEVIRKGIDLEFESEVISVAFEGKNSTTVVKDKEGTLKEIHAKFIIDSSGYGRVLPRLLDLDTPSKLDPHSSIFTHVVDKNRPEGEEGTMISFDILETQVWLWVIPFSNGNTSLGVVGPTDFINSLSANKNNAEALKNAIQLSDYYIKRFAGADFLFEPIKLENYSRSVKKMYGDGFALTGNSSEFLDPVFSSGVAFATESGMLAAKLFLKESQGIAVDWEEEFTAYMKRGIAVFTTYVKEWYTGNLQNLFFHQPENPDVKRKICAVLAGYVWDEENPFVKKHDNLIKNMAHILEMESQNTKKPSID; the protein is encoded by the coding sequence ATGTTACAAGAATTCGTAGATGTTTTAATCATTGGAGCCGGACCATCTGGATGCGTTTCTGCTTCTTATCTTCATAAAAAAGGAATCAAAATTAAGGTTGTCGAAAAAACAAAATTCCCTCGAATTGTTGTAGGCGAAAGTCTTATTCCCAGAGTAATGGATCATTTTGCCGAAGCCGAATTATTTGAAAGTCTGGATGCCATGAACTTTGAGAAAAAGCTGGGAGCCCGATTCATTAGAGGGGAAGAAATTTGTGTTTTCGATTTCAGCAATAAATTTTCCGAAGGCTGGGATTGGACTTGGCAAGTCCCTAGAGCCGATTTCGATAACACCATGGCTCAAGAAGTAATTCGAAAAGGCATTGATTTGGAATTTGAGTCAGAAGTAATTTCGGTTGCTTTTGAAGGAAAAAATTCAACTACAGTTGTTAAAGACAAAGAGGGAACGCTAAAAGAAATTCACGCCAAGTTCATAATAGATTCTAGTGGCTACGGAAGAGTTTTACCAAGACTATTAGATTTGGATACGCCTTCAAAACTAGATCCACACTCCTCTATTTTTACCCATGTTGTCGACAAAAACCGTCCAGAAGGTGAGGAAGGAACAATGATTTCATTCGACATTCTCGAAACTCAAGTTTGGTTATGGGTTATTCCTTTTTCGAATGGAAATACTAGTTTAGGCGTTGTAGGCCCAACTGATTTTATCAATTCGCTTTCCGCTAATAAAAACAATGCCGAAGCCTTAAAAAATGCTATTCAGCTTTCTGACTATTATATCAAGCGCTTTGCCGGTGCTGACTTTTTATTTGAGCCTATCAAATTAGAAAATTACTCGCGCTCTGTCAAAAAAATGTATGGAGATGGTTTTGCTCTAACTGGAAATAGCTCGGAGTTTTTGGATCCTGTGTTTTCATCGGGTGTTGCGTTTGCAACTGAGTCGGGTATGCTTGCCGCTAAATTATTTCTAAAAGAATCACAAGGCATTGCAGTAGATTGGGAAGAAGAGTTTACAGCTTATATGAAACGCGGAATTGCAGTGTTCACTACTTATGTAAAAGAATGGTACACTGGAAACCTACAAAATTTATTTTTTCATCAGCCCGAAAATCCAGATGTAAAAAGAAAAATATGTGCTGTGCTGGCGGGTTATGTTTGGGATGAAGAAAATCCTTTTGTAAAAAAGCACGACAATCTTATCAAAAACATGGCACATATACTCGAAATGGAAAGTCAAAACACAAAAAAACCTAGTATTGACTAG
- a CDS encoding class I SAM-dependent methyltransferase, translated as MKDFGSDKKTVIQANLDAQKIAFAPIMFQAAKSLRNLGILEYLFNHTKANIDTIAKSLNLSVYGVKVLLEAGLSLELVYLRGNEFILTKTGYFILRDEATNINMDFTQDVNYFAMNHLEESIVQGKPKGLKELGNWDTVYIGLSELPEKVKKSWFDFDHFYSDYTFPDVLPILFNSSPKTIMDVGGNTGKFALLCAKYNPTVKITILDLPGQTKMAQKNIAENNLEDRIFTKDINLLDDSSILPKDFDVIWMSQFIDCFSLEEIEKIFSKAYDAMNDNTSFYILETFWDLQRFQSSTYSLHATSLYFTAVANGNSQMFHSKDILKIIEKVGFEVDEIHEIIGMSHTLIKCKKRIA; from the coding sequence ATGAAAGATTTTGGTTCTGATAAAAAAACTGTTATTCAAGCTAACTTAGATGCTCAAAAAATTGCTTTTGCACCAATAATGTTTCAAGCTGCAAAATCACTTCGAAATCTAGGGATTTTAGAATATCTGTTTAACCACACAAAAGCAAATATTGATACCATTGCAAAATCATTAAACTTATCTGTTTATGGCGTAAAAGTATTACTCGAAGCCGGTCTAAGCTTAGAATTGGTCTATCTAAGGGGCAACGAATTTATATTAACAAAAACAGGCTACTTTATTCTGAGAGACGAAGCAACCAATATTAATATGGACTTCACTCAGGATGTTAATTATTTTGCCATGAATCATCTGGAGGAATCAATAGTACAAGGCAAGCCAAAAGGATTAAAAGAATTAGGAAATTGGGATACCGTCTATATAGGATTATCCGAATTGCCAGAAAAAGTTAAAAAAAGCTGGTTCGATTTTGATCATTTTTATTCAGATTATACGTTTCCAGATGTTCTGCCCATTCTATTTAATTCCAGTCCCAAAACTATTATGGATGTTGGGGGCAACACCGGAAAATTTGCATTACTATGTGCCAAATACAATCCCACGGTAAAAATTACTATTTTGGATTTACCCGGGCAAACCAAAATGGCTCAAAAAAATATCGCTGAAAATAATCTCGAAGATAGAATATTTACCAAAGACATAAATTTACTAGACGACTCCAGTATTTTACCAAAAGATTTTGATGTTATTTGGATGAGCCAGTTTATAGATTGTTTCTCTTTGGAGGAAATAGAAAAAATTTTCAGCAAAGCTTATGATGCTATGAACGATAACACCAGTTTTTATATCTTGGAAACCTTTTGGGATTTACAAAGATTCCAATCTTCCACATACAGTTTACACGCCACTTCATTATATTTTACAGCGGTTGCCAACGGAAACAGTCAAATGTTTCATTCAAAAGATATTTTAAAAATAATTGAAAAAGTAGGTTTTGAGGTAGACGAAATACATGAAATCATTGGAATGAGCCATACCTTGATTAAATGTAAAAAAAGAATAGCATAG
- the hutH gene encoding histidine ammonia-lyase yields MNAIKEYLSLKEFESVIFENNKIDISQNVLDRVNESFDFLKEFSVNKIIYGVNTGFGPMAQYRIKDEDRIQLQYNLIRSHASGTGKPLNAVCVKAAILARLNTLSLGNSGVHPSLIHLMKELINRDITPLIFEHGGVGASGDLVQLAHLALVLIGEGEVFYKGERRPTAAVFALEKLEPIQVEIREGLALMNGTSVMTGIGVVNVHHANKLLDWSIKFSGTINEIVQAYDDHFSEELNNTKRHKGQREVASRMRSNLSDSALIRKREDHLYSGDNTEDVFKEKVQEYYSLRCVPQILGPVLETINNVASILEEEFNSANDNPIIDVKNQHVYHGGNFHGDYISLEMDKLKIVITKLTMLAERQLNYLLNSKINEILPPFVNLGTLGFNFGMQGVQFTATSTTAENQMLSNPMYVHSIPNNNDNQDIVSMGTNAAVITSKVIENAFEVLAIELITIVQAIDCLEQKDQISSVARKIYDDVRVIIPRFEKDQVMYPFVQKVKDYLINN; encoded by the coding sequence ATGAATGCTATAAAGGAATATTTAAGTTTAAAAGAGTTTGAATCTGTAATTTTTGAGAATAATAAAATAGATATCAGTCAGAATGTTTTAGATAGGGTTAATGAAAGTTTTGATTTTTTAAAGGAATTTTCGGTAAACAAAATTATTTATGGTGTGAATACTGGTTTTGGCCCTATGGCTCAGTATCGTATTAAAGATGAAGATCGTATACAGCTACAGTATAATTTGATTCGCAGCCATGCTTCTGGTACAGGAAAACCATTAAACGCTGTTTGTGTAAAAGCGGCAATATTGGCACGATTAAATACACTATCTTTAGGTAATTCAGGTGTTCATCCTTCATTAATTCATTTGATGAAAGAGCTGATTAACAGAGATATTACCCCTTTAATTTTTGAACATGGCGGAGTAGGAGCGAGTGGAGATTTAGTGCAGTTGGCTCATTTGGCTTTGGTTCTTATTGGTGAAGGAGAGGTTTTTTATAAAGGAGAAAGAAGACCTACAGCAGCCGTTTTTGCATTAGAGAAACTAGAACCTATTCAAGTAGAAATTAGAGAAGGCTTGGCATTAATGAACGGAACTTCGGTAATGACAGGAATAGGAGTTGTAAATGTTCACCATGCTAATAAGCTATTGGATTGGTCTATAAAGTTCTCGGGTACCATTAATGAAATTGTGCAAGCGTATGATGATCATTTTTCTGAGGAGCTAAACAATACAAAACGTCATAAAGGGCAGCGCGAAGTAGCTTCCAGAATGCGTTCGAATCTTAGTGACAGTGCTTTAATTAGAAAAAGAGAAGACCATTTATATTCTGGTGATAATACTGAGGATGTTTTTAAAGAAAAAGTGCAGGAATATTATTCTTTGCGTTGTGTGCCTCAAATATTGGGACCAGTATTGGAAACTATAAATAATGTGGCTTCTATACTCGAAGAGGAGTTTAACTCCGCTAATGACAATCCTATTATAGATGTGAAAAATCAGCATGTATATCATGGAGGAAATTTTCACGGAGATTATATTTCGTTGGAAATGGATAAATTGAAAATTGTTATTACCAAATTAACGATGCTTGCCGAAAGACAGTTGAATTATTTATTGAATTCCAAAATCAATGAAATTTTGCCGCCATTTGTCAATTTGGGTACCTTAGGATTTAATTTTGGAATGCAGGGAGTACAATTTACAGCAACTTCTACTACTGCAGAGAATCAAATGTTATCAAATCCGATGTATGTTCACAGTATTCCAAATAATAATGACAATCAGGATATTGTAAGTATGGGGACAAATGCAGCTGTGATAACCTCTAAAGTTATAGAAAATGCTTTTGAAGTTTTGGCAATCGAACTGATAACTATTGTTCAGGCAATTGATTGTTTAGAACAAAAAGATCAGATTTCATCTGTAGCCAGAAAAATATATGATGATGTTAGGGTAATAATCCCAAGGTTCGAAAAGGATCAGGTTATGTATCCTTTTGTACAAAAGGTAAAAGACTATCTGATTAATAATTAA
- the fabG gene encoding 3-oxoacyl-ACP reductase FabG — MKCALVTGGSRGIGSAICEKLAQDSDYHILINYHSNKKAAEETLEAVIANGATGEILQFDVANFTEVQSVLTQWQEANPKAVVEVIVNNAGITKDGLFMWMSQEDWSSVVNTSLNGFFNVTNFFMQKMLRNKYGRIVNMVSLSGVKGTAGQTNYSAAKGAVIGATKALAQEIAKRNITVNAVAPGFIKTDMTSELDETELIKMIPLNRFGEADEVADLVSFLVSKKASYITGEVININGGIYS; from the coding sequence ATGAAATGTGCATTGGTTACAGGAGGTTCAAGAGGAATTGGTAGTGCTATTTGCGAAAAATTAGCGCAGGATAGTGACTATCATATTTTAATTAATTACCATTCCAATAAAAAAGCCGCTGAAGAAACCTTAGAAGCAGTAATTGCAAACGGTGCTACTGGAGAAATTTTGCAATTTGATGTTGCTAATTTTACCGAAGTTCAATCGGTATTAACACAATGGCAGGAGGCAAATCCAAAAGCGGTTGTTGAGGTTATTGTAAATAATGCAGGAATTACAAAAGACGGTTTGTTTATGTGGATGAGCCAAGAGGATTGGTCAAGTGTTGTAAACACCAGTTTAAATGGTTTTTTTAATGTGACTAATTTTTTTATGCAAAAAATGCTGCGAAATAAATATGGACGAATTGTAAATATGGTGTCTTTATCAGGAGTAAAAGGTACAGCAGGACAAACCAATTATTCGGCGGCTAAGGGTGCTGTTATAGGTGCAACCAAAGCTTTGGCACAAGAAATTGCCAAAAGAAATATTACCGTAAATGCTGTTGCTCCAGGTTTTATAAAAACGGATATGACTAGTGAGCTTGATGAAACAGAATTAATAAAAATGATACCATTAAATCGTTTTGGTGAAGCTGATGAAGTAGCAGATTTAGTTAGTTTTCTTGTTTCTAAGAAAGCCAGTTACATTACGGGTGAAGTTATTAATATCAATGGTGGAATTTATTCATAA
- a CDS encoding beta-ketoacyl synthase, whose amino-acid sequence MNNRVVITGMGIYSCIGTSLDEVKDSLFEGKSGIVFDPERKEFGFRSALTGTVPKPDLKNLLSRRQRISLGEETEFAYMATIEALKNANIDDAFFDKNEVGIIYGNDSVSKAIIEATDIIREKKDTTLIGSGAIFKSMNSTVTMNLSTIFKLRGINLTISAACASGSHSIGMAYFLIKNGFQDLIICGGAQEINKYAMSSFDGLGVFSAREEEPTKASRPFDINRDGLIPSGGGATLILESYDSAIKRGATILAEVIGYGFSSNGGHISTPNVEGPSIAMQRALDEAGIKSNEVDYINAHATSTPVGDDNEAKAIFEVFGESNPYVSSTKSMTGHECWMAGASEVIYSVLMMQNDFIAPNINLETPDADAAKLNLVKTTLNKKIDIFLSNSFGFGGTNSALVVKKYKKSNE is encoded by the coding sequence ATGAATAATAGAGTAGTCATAACAGGAATGGGAATTTATTCCTGTATAGGAACATCGTTAGACGAAGTAAAAGATTCTTTATTTGAAGGAAAATCAGGAATTGTATTTGATCCAGAACGCAAGGAGTTTGGTTTTAGGTCAGCTTTAACAGGCACAGTTCCTAAACCAGATTTAAAAAATTTACTTTCCAGAAGACAAAGAATAAGTCTTGGAGAGGAAACCGAATTTGCATATATGGCAACTATTGAAGCCTTAAAAAATGCAAATATAGATGATGCTTTTTTTGACAAAAATGAAGTCGGTATTATATATGGCAATGATAGTGTGTCCAAAGCTATTATTGAGGCAACAGACATTATTCGGGAGAAAAAAGATACTACTTTAATTGGTTCAGGGGCTATTTTTAAGTCTATGAATTCGACAGTTACGATGAATCTTTCTACAATATTTAAGTTAAGAGGGATTAATTTAACAATCAGTGCAGCCTGTGCCAGTGGCTCTCATTCTATCGGAATGGCCTATTTTTTGATAAAAAACGGCTTTCAAGATTTAATTATCTGTGGAGGAGCACAAGAAATTAATAAGTATGCTATGAGTAGTTTTGATGGTTTGGGCGTTTTTTCTGCCAGAGAAGAAGAGCCTACCAAAGCTTCTAGACCTTTTGATATTAACCGCGATGGATTAATTCCAAGTGGTGGTGGTGCTACTTTGATTTTAGAGTCTTATGATTCGGCAATAAAAAGAGGCGCTACTATTTTGGCCGAAGTAATTGGATATGGATTTTCATCCAATGGAGGCCATATTTCTACCCCAAATGTTGAAGGGCCGTCTATAGCGATGCAGAGAGCTTTGGATGAGGCAGGAATAAAATCAAATGAAGTAGATTATATTAATGCCCATGCAACATCAACTCCAGTAGGAGACGATAATGAAGCAAAGGCTATTTTTGAAGTTTTCGGAGAAAGTAACCCTTATGTCAGTTCTACAAAATCAATGACAGGGCATGAATGTTGGATGGCTGGAGCTAGTGAGGTTATTTATTCTGTTTTGATGATGCAGAATGATTTTATTGCACCAAATATTAATTTGGAAACCCCAGATGCAGATGCAGCAAAATTAAATTTAGTTAAAACCACATTAAATAAAAAAATTGATATATTTTTGTCGAATTCCTTCGGTTTTGGAGGTACAAATTCAGCATTAGTAGTTAAAAAGTATAAGAAAAGTAATGAATAA
- a CDS encoding acyl carrier protein, translating into MNKEAIIERVNGFLIDEFEVDSDDIQFEANLKDTLGLDSLDYVDLVVSIESNFGVKLVESDFVGIDTFQSFYDLIENKIKSKA; encoded by the coding sequence ATGAATAAAGAAGCAATTATTGAGAGGGTAAATGGGTTTTTAATTGATGAATTTGAGGTGGATAGCGATGATATTCAGTTTGAAGCAAATTTAAAAGATACTTTGGGACTGGATAGTTTAGACTATGTAGATCTTGTTGTTTCTATCGAATCAAACTTTGGCGTAAAATTAGTTGAATCAGATTTTGTAGGAATAGATACGTTCCAAAGTTTTTATGACCTGATAGAAAATAAAATAAAATCAAAGGCTTAA
- a CDS encoding lipid A biosynthesis acyltransferase, with translation MSQWDGKSKGTVLGYKIFVFFINKIGVKSAYFVLYFVAAYYFIFLKKSNASIFYYFRKRLGYSYLKSKTMVFRSYYTFGQTIIDKIAIGAGLKDKFTYEHDGKEFIIKLLEEKKGGILISAHVGNFEIAEHFFSEVDFNLQINLVTTDLEHSTIKKYLESITQKPRINFILISDDLSHIFEINSALARNELVCFTGDRYFEGVKSLSENLLNQEALFPAGPFLIASRLKVPVLFVYVMKEPNLHYHLYTREAKVKHRDEKGLLKEYTESVEGMMKKYPLQWFNYFDFWNQLDK, from the coding sequence ATGAGTCAATGGGATGGGAAATCCAAAGGCACAGTTCTTGGGTATAAGATTTTTGTTTTCTTCATAAATAAAATTGGAGTAAAATCAGCATATTTCGTACTTTATTTTGTAGCAGCGTATTATTTTATTTTCCTTAAAAAAAGCAATGCCTCAATCTTTTATTATTTTAGAAAAAGATTGGGGTATTCGTATTTAAAATCTAAAACGATGGTTTTTAGAAGTTATTATACTTTTGGACAAACTATTATTGATAAAATTGCAATTGGTGCTGGTCTAAAAGATAAGTTTACTTATGAACATGACGGTAAAGAGTTTATTATTAAGTTGTTAGAAGAAAAAAAAGGAGGCATATTAATTAGTGCGCATGTAGGGAATTTTGAGATAGCCGAACATTTTTTTAGTGAAGTTGATTTTAATTTACAAATAAATTTAGTTACTACCGATTTAGAGCATTCGACAATAAAAAAATATCTTGAAAGTATTACTCAAAAACCTAGAATCAATTTTATATTAATCAGTGATGATTTGTCGCATATTTTTGAAATTAATTCTGCTTTAGCCAGAAATGAATTAGTTTGTTTTACTGGCGACCGGTATTTTGAGGGTGTAAAATCGTTGAGTGAAAATTTACTGAATCAAGAAGCACTTTTTCCTGCAGGTCCATTTCTTATTGCATCCAGATTAAAGGTTCCTGTTCTTTTTGTATATGTAATGAAAGAACCAAATTTACATTATCATTTGTACACGAGAGAAGCCAAAGTTAAGCACCGTGATGAAAAAGGATTGTTAAAAGAATATACCGAAAGTGTTGAAGGTATGATGAAAAAGTATCCGCTGCAATGGTTTAATTATTTCGATTTTTGGAATCAGCTTGACAAATAA
- a CDS encoding dialkylrecorsinol condensing enzyme DarA, with protein MKNVLVIYYSQSGQLATIARNIAKPFLNSESINVVFHEIKMEQPFLFPWNNDAFFNAFPESFLQIPARIKPVPDEIMEMKFDLILLNYQVWYLTPSIPINSFLKSPEAKILFQDTPVVTINGSRNMWFMAQEKIKILLKQNNALLKGNIALVDRVGNLISVITIVEWMFSGVKKRYLGIFPLPGVSDKDINESTKFGKVILSSFEENDFDNLQSKLVKIDAVKVSSYLVKVDKTANKIFSKWSNFIITKGESRKFWTKIFKVYLIVAIWLVSPIVYILHILTYPLKIKKIRQELEYYKGVN; from the coding sequence ATGAAAAATGTCCTAGTAATCTATTATTCTCAATCGGGACAATTAGCGACTATTGCTAGAAATATAGCAAAACCATTTTTAAATTCGGAAAGCATAAATGTAGTGTTTCATGAAATTAAAATGGAGCAGCCATTTCTATTTCCTTGGAATAATGATGCATTTTTTAATGCTTTTCCAGAATCTTTTTTACAAATTCCTGCTCGTATTAAACCAGTTCCAGATGAGATAATGGAAATGAAGTTTGATTTGATTCTTTTGAATTATCAAGTTTGGTATTTGACGCCTTCCATTCCCATAAATTCTTTTTTGAAAAGTCCTGAAGCTAAAATTTTATTTCAAGATACACCAGTTGTAACAATAAACGGCTCCAGAAATATGTGGTTTATGGCGCAGGAAAAAATTAAGATTTTGTTGAAGCAGAATAATGCTTTATTAAAAGGAAATATTGCATTGGTAGATAGAGTGGGGAATTTAATAAGTGTTATAACAATTGTGGAGTGGATGTTTTCTGGAGTGAAAAAAAGATACCTTGGAATTTTTCCATTACCTGGTGTTTCCGATAAAGATATAAACGAATCTACAAAATTTGGCAAAGTGATACTTTCCAGTTTTGAGGAGAATGATTTTGATAATTTGCAATCAAAATTAGTTAAGATTGATGCCGTCAAAGTCAGTTCCTATTTGGTTAAAGTGGATAAAACAGCCAATAAGATTTTTTCAAAATGGTCTAATTTTATTATAACAAAGGGGGAATCCAGAAAATTTTGGACAAAGATATTTAAAGTGTATTTAATAGTAGCAATATGGCTAGTTTCGCCAATAGTTTATATATTACACATTCTTACGTATCCGTTAAAAATAAAAAAAATAAGACAAGAACTAGAATATTATAAAGGAGTAAATTAG
- a CDS encoding beta-ketoacyl-ACP synthase III produces the protein MFDVYITKAAKYLPNKAVSNDEMEDYLGLINETASKGRRLILRNNKIVSRYYARDKNGNSTHNNAELTHIAIQGLFDNRFTDQDMELLSCGTTTPDVLVPSHASMVHGLLKNKNLELNSSAGVCCSGMNALKFGFLSVKSGNTNNAVCVGSEKASSWLSSNKFENEVVNLKKLKEQPILAFRKDFLRWMLSDGAGAFLLENKPIGAISLKIEWMEAYSYAHEIETCMYAGGDKLENGKIKAWNDFDPSEWLNESIFAVKQDIKLLDEHILVKGAESMSEALAKNNISADQIDFFLPHVSSHYFVEGLSKALAEKGMVIPMEKWFMNLAYVGNVGSASIYLALEELMNSGKLQKGNKILLSVPESGRFSYAYAYLTVC, from the coding sequence ATGTTTGATGTATATATTACAAAAGCGGCTAAGTATTTACCAAATAAAGCTGTTTCTAATGATGAAATGGAAGATTATTTGGGTTTGATAAATGAAACGGCATCCAAAGGCAGAAGATTAATATTAAGAAATAATAAGATTGTAAGCCGTTATTATGCACGAGATAAAAATGGAAATAGCACTCATAATAATGCTGAATTAACTCATATAGCTATTCAAGGATTATTTGATAATCGTTTTACAGATCAAGATATGGAATTGTTATCTTGTGGAACTACTACTCCCGATGTACTTGTCCCATCTCATGCATCAATGGTGCATGGCTTATTGAAAAATAAAAATCTGGAGCTTAACTCATCGGCAGGCGTGTGTTGTTCGGGGATGAATGCTTTGAAATTTGGTTTTCTTTCAGTGAAATCCGGAAATACAAATAATGCGGTTTGTGTTGGTTCTGAAAAAGCTTCTTCGTGGTTATCTTCTAATAAATTTGAAAATGAAGTTGTTAATCTAAAAAAACTTAAAGAACAGCCCATATTAGCTTTTAGAAAAGATTTTCTTAGGTGGATGCTATCTGATGGTGCTGGTGCTTTTTTATTAGAAAATAAACCAATCGGAGCTATTTCTTTAAAAATTGAATGGATGGAAGCCTACTCTTACGCACATGAAATAGAGACATGTATGTATGCTGGCGGAGACAAATTAGAGAATGGGAAAATAAAAGCATGGAATGACTTTGATCCCAGCGAATGGCTCAACGAATCTATATTTGCAGTTAAACAAGACATTAAATTGCTCGATGAACATATTTTGGTTAAGGGTGCTGAAAGCATGAGTGAAGCTTTGGCAAAAAACAATATTTCCGCTGATCAAATTGATTTCTTTTTGCCGCACGTTTCTTCCCATTATTTTGTGGAAGGTTTGAGTAAAGCATTAGCAGAAAAAGGAATGGTGATACCAATGGAAAAATGGTTTATGAATTTAGCATATGTTGGCAATGTAGGTTCAGCTTCAATTTATCTGGCTTTAGAAGAATTAATGAATTCAGGTAAACTGCAAAAAGGCAATAAAATTCTTTTATCTGTGCCAGAAAGCGGTCGTTTTTCTTATGCTTATGCTTATTTAACGGTTTGTTAA
- a CDS encoding ABC transporter permease, translating into MSKKETSKLVNSNHYLPHRAPMLMVDFILEIDDEKVETVFEVKTENIFLKNDFFTESGLVENMAQTCSMIVAKDYFIDENNNDKPGANVIGFISGIKILKIYSLPKAGTTIVTKAILVSKFITDSYSLCTIKCKTLKAEEILLEGEITLFIQNNKP; encoded by the coding sequence GTGAGTAAGAAAGAAACATCAAAACTTGTAAATAGTAATCATTATCTGCCTCATCGTGCTCCCATGCTGATGGTGGATTTTATTTTGGAGATTGATGATGAGAAGGTAGAAACTGTATTTGAAGTTAAAACAGAAAATATATTTCTTAAAAATGATTTTTTCACAGAATCGGGTTTGGTCGAAAATATGGCACAAACCTGTTCGATGATTGTTGCCAAAGATTACTTTATTGATGAAAATAATAATGATAAGCCGGGAGCGAATGTGATTGGTTTTATTAGCGGAATTAAAATTTTAAAAATATATTCTTTGCCTAAAGCAGGTACAACAATTGTTACTAAAGCAATCTTAGTTTCAAAATTTATTACCGATTCCTATAGCTTATGTACTATAAAATGTAAAACTTTAAAAGCAGAAGAAATACTATTAGAAGGAGAGATTACATTGTTTATTCAAAATAATAAACCCTAG
- a CDS encoding BtrH N-terminal domain-containing protein, translating into METNFTHHQSAHCENGVASNLLKHNGLNISEPMVFGIGSGLFFVYLPFLKVNYAPAISYRPMPGQIFNKLAKRLGLKIKRQKFSSEANAIKALDENLKNNIPSGLQVGVYNLTYFPDEYRFHFNAHNLVVYGKTETDYLISDPVMENVTTLTHEELNKVRFAKGAFAPRGQMYYPIQVPLNVDLKGAIIKGIKNTCRDMLAPMPIIGVRGIRLVAKLIKKWPVKEGTKKANHYLAQIVRMQEEIGTGGGGFRFIYAAFLQEAAVVLQNDELQNLSLEMTAIGDLWRDFAVEASRVYKNRSTKVDVYNLLSDELLAIADKEEEFFKKLKKAIS; encoded by the coding sequence ATGGAGACGAATTTCACACATCATCAATCAGCTCATTGTGAGAATGGAGTTGCTTCCAATTTGTTAAAACATAATGGATTGAATATTAGCGAGCCAATGGTTTTTGGGATTGGTTCGGGACTTTTCTTTGTTTATCTTCCATTTTTAAAAGTAAATTACGCCCCAGCAATAAGTTATAGACCTATGCCGGGACAAATTTTTAATAAATTGGCGAAACGATTAGGCTTGAAAATTAAAAGGCAAAAATTTTCCAGCGAAGCGAATGCCATTAAAGCATTGGACGAAAATTTAAAAAATAATATTCCTTCAGGATTGCAGGTTGGCGTATATAACCTAACGTATTTTCCTGATGAGTATCGTTTTCATTTTAATGCACATAATTTGGTAGTTTATGGGAAAACAGAAACTGATTATTTAATTAGTGATCCTGTTATGGAAAACGTGACTACCTTAACACATGAGGAGTTAAATAAAGTACGTTTTGCCAAAGGAGCTTTTGCGCCAAGAGGCCAAATGTATTACCCTATTCAAGTTCCTCTAAATGTAGATTTGAAAGGGGCAATTATAAAAGGTATAAAGAATACTTGTCGGGATATGCTAGCACCAATGCCAATAATAGGTGTTCGCGGTATTCGGCTTGTAGCTAAGCTAATTAAAAAATGGCCAGTTAAAGAAGGGACAAAAAAAGCAAATCATTATTTGGCTCAAATAGTTCGAATGCAGGAAGAAATTGGGACTGGCGGTGGTGGTTTTAGATTTATATATGCTGCCTTTTTGCAAGAAGCTGCAGTTGTATTACAGAATGACGAGTTGCAAAATTTGTCACTGGAAATGACTGCTATTGGTGATTTATGGAGAGATTTTGCTGTCGAAGCTTCGCGAGTTTATAAAAATAGAAGTACCAAAGTGGATGTTTACAATCTGCTTTCTGACGAACTTTTAGCAATTGCTGATAAAGAGGAGGAATTTTTTAAGAAATTGAAGAAAGCAATAAGCTAA